One region of Takifugu flavidus isolate HTHZ2018 chromosome 14, ASM371156v2, whole genome shotgun sequence genomic DNA includes:
- the ltbp3 gene encoding latent-transforming growth factor beta-binding protein 3 isoform X1 has translation MPPLIARLLVIWLSVHGLAWCVERSLARERFKVVIAPVICKRICLKGHCKDTCEQGNNTTLIAENGQAADTLTGQGFRVVVCPLTCMNGGVCVSRKHCHCPPGFTGRLCQFPLTQTQQAQAARGNKQPVYPISLKPDSLKLGGETSIGRTQMTHSVFTLPISQRHHSSEVQINVRVHHHPDTSVFFHPLDQSDVKLPHKTGPRLFPSRHKPKGRCFQETTPKQACTSTPLPVLTNQEDCCGSVGNSWGQNKCYQCPKLPNAPVKQTIVEDYGTNCPQGYKRFNDTHCEDINECSMQGVCQNGDCLNTLGSFKCSCKAGWASERNGCVDLEAPAEQGQCFRIVSESRGCEHALPTYLTQVLCCCTVGKAWGPNCEPCPQTGTVAFRKICPAGKGYFLQKITEIFTFPPIIFPRKDEGKYPVKHPKPPETTTAVQQTPTTTHSPRVPVVKPTPPTIIRLTPDNDPFETQTKVSSDVDECKLYRNICGHGECESNPNGYVCHCHHGYRLNPVRNICEDINECESEPCGHGRGQCVNTEGSYKCLCRQGYKHIVQSGRPKCIDLNECSKQDICGVGGECINLPGSYQCKCISGFRIKSHSHHVCEDINECLNPNTCPGELCENTVGSYECVSCLPGHEAQGGTCYDINECLKPGMCPNGRCENLPGTYRCLCNEGFLPSSDSKGCSDIDECEDFRLCANGRCINTEGSFHCQCYSGFQRTQEGSHCEDINECERPSNCLRGRCINSMGSYHCECQKGYVLVGGRRCQDVDECATDRNLCQPYGSCENRPGSYSCVCNHGYVLSENQRGCEAVRVFVEEKKECYLNLDDTVFCDSVLATNITKQECCCSIGVGWGDHCEIYPCPVSQSAEFHSLCPNGLGLYYDEGLMYSLPAYQDIDECSLFAEEICKRGHCENTLPGYECYCEKGFYYDSNLLECTDVNECHDESLCANGHCVNTEGSFLCNCNPPWIPDANKKKCVLATIIDVNECEDPANCKNGHCVDTPGSYYCICTPPWTLATDRNSCVTPEEQADVNECQDPSYCKNGRCENTPGSFHCFCDPPLTFSAALKQCVYDDRTAAHKDVCFLHVDEGLICSQPKNDMVVTYSQCCCHYGRGWGPECNTCPPRHSDMFNRLCQMHLETESDGEQDFLAVFANYNPGDSSEEDSDECSCANGRCVRSYLGTMCECNAGFRLDHSRTRCIDIDECAEPGARVTPCKNSRCVNTAGSYKCFCKHGFVPTRRPNICVRRRTR, from the exons ttgtctgtcCTCTCACCTGTATGAATGGAGGAGTATGCGTCTCCAGGAAGCACTGCCACTGTCCTCCCGGCTTCACTGGGAGGCTCTGCCAGTTTCCACTTACGCAGACGCAGCAGGCCCAGGCTGCCAGGGGCAACAAGCAGCCCGTCTACCCCATATCCCTGAAGCCAGACAGCCTGAAACTGGGCGGGGAAACAAGCATCGGGCGCACTCAGATGACGCACTCGGTGTTCACGCTGCCCATATCGCAGAGACACCACTCGTCAGAAG TGCAGATTAACGTGCGCGTTCACCACCATCCCGACACCTCCGTCTTCTTTCATCCCCTGGACCAGTCGGACGTCAAGCTTCCTCACAAGACCGGTCCGCGGCTCTTCCCCTCCAGGCACAAGCCGAAGGGGCGGTGCTTCCAGGAGACCACGCCCAAACAAGCA TGTACCAGCACGCCGCTGCCCGTCCTGACCAACCAGGAGGATTGCTGCGGCAGCGTGGGGAACTCATGGGGGCAGAACAAATGTTATCAGTGCCCTAAACTCCCAA ATGCACCAGTCAAGCAGACTATTGTTGAAGACTACGGTACTAACTGTCCTCAAGGCTATAAAAGGTTTAACGACACTCACTGTGAAG ACATCAACGAGTGCTCCATGCAGGGAGTCTGCCAGAACGGAGACTGTCTGAACACACTTGGAAGTTTCAAATGCTCCTGCAAGGCCGGGTGGGCGTCGGAGAGGAATGGCTGTGTGG ATTTGGAGGCTCCAGCTGAGCAGGGTCAGTGCTTTCGGATAGTGTCTGAGTCGCGGGGCTGCGAACACGCGCTGCCCACTTATCTGACCCAGgtgttgtgctgctgcaccGTTGGGAAGGCCTGGGGACCCAACTGTGAGCCGTGTCCCCAGACGGGCACAG TGGCCTTCCGTAAGATCTGTCCTGCGGGAAAAGGTTactttttacaaaaaataacAGAGATATTCACCTTCCCTCCCATCATCTTTCCCCGCAAAGATG aaGGAAAATACCCGGTTAAACACCCG AAGCCCCCAGAGACGACAACTGCTGTCCAGCAGactcccaccaccacccacagcCCTCGTGTGCCCG TTGTTAAACCTACACCTCCCACAATCATCAGGCTGACCCCCGACAACGACCCCTTCGAAACACAGACAAAAGTCTCCT CAGATGTAGACGAGTGTAAACTCTACAGGAACATTTGTGGTCACGGCGAGTGCGAAAGCAACCCAAATGGATACGTCTGTCACTGTCACCATGGCTACCGCCTCAACCCAGTGAGGAACATTTGCGAGG ACATTAACGAATGTGAGTCGGAACCTTGTGGCCATGGCAGAGGTCAATGCGTCAACACAGAGGGAAGCTACAAATGCCTCTGTCGCCAGGGCTACAAGCACATAGTGCAGAGCGGCCGACCCAAGTGCATCG ATCTGAACGAGTGCTCCAAACAGGACATCTGTGGCGTCGGAGGAGAGTGCATCAACCTGCCCGGCTCCTACCAATGCAAATGCATCAGCGGGTTCAGGATCAAGTCGCACAGCCACCACGTCTGCGAAG ACATAAACGAGTGTTTAAATCCCAACACCTGCCCCGGTGAGCTGTGCGAAAACACCGTGGGCTCCTAcgagtgtgtgtcctgtctgcctggtcATGAGGCCCAGGGGGGCACCTGTTATG ATATCAATGAGTGTCTGAAACCCGGCATGTGTCCCAACGGCCGCTGTGAGAACCTCCCCGGCACTTACCGCTGCCTGTGCAACGAGGGTTTCCTCCCATCCTCAGACAGCAAAGGCTGCAGCG ACATCGACGAGTGCGAGGACTTCCGGTTGTGCGCTAACGGCCGCTGCATCAACACAGAAGGCTCGTTCCATTGCCAGTGCTACTCTGGATTCCAGCGCACGCAGGAGGGCAGCCACTGCGAAG ATATCAACGAGTGCGAGAGACCGTCAAACTGCCTCAGAGGCCGCTGCATCAACAGTATGGGCTCGTACCACTGCGAGTGCCAGAAGGGCTACGTGTTGGTCGGAGGAAGGCGATGCCAAG ACGTGGATGAATGCGCCACAGACCGGAACCTCTGCCAGCCCTACGGCTCCTGCGAGAACAGACCGGGCTCGTACTCGTGCGTCTGCAACCACGGTTACGTCCTCTCAGAGAACCAACGCGGCTGCGAGG CGGTCCGCGTGTTcgtggaggaaaagaaggaatgCTACCTGAACCTGGACGACACCGTGTTCTGCGACAGCGTCCTGGCCACCAACATCACCAAACAGGAATGCTGCTGCTCCATTGGAGTGGGATGGGGAGATCACTGTGAGATCTACCCCTGTCCCGTCTCCCAGTCAG CCGAGTTCCACTCACTGTGTCCGAACGGCCTGGGCCTCTACTACGATGAGGGACTCATGTACAGTCTGCCTGCCtaccaag ACATCGACGAGTGTTCTCTGTTCGCTGAGGAAATCTGCAAGAGGGGTCACTGTGAGAACACGCTGCCGGGTTACGAGTGCTACTGCGAAAAGGGCTTCTACTACGACAGCAACCTGCTGGAGTGCACCG ATGTGAACGAGTGCCACGATGAGTCTCTGTGTGCCAACGGCCACTGCGTCAACACCGAAGGCTCCTTCCTGTGCAACTGTAACCCGCCGTGGATCCCAGACGCCAACAAGAAGAAGTGTGTGCTGGCAACAATCATAG ATGTAAATGAGTGCGAGGACCCGGCCAACTGCAAGAACGGCCACTGCGTGGACACGCCCGGCTCCTACTACTGCATCTGCACGCCGCCCTGGACCCTGGCCACTGACCGGAACAGCTGCGTGACTCCCGAAGAGCAGGCTG ATGTGAATGAGTGCCAGGACCCCTCGTACTGTAAGAATGGGAGGTGTGAGAACACACCCGGCTCCTTTCACTGTTTTTGCGACCCTCCCCTCACCTTCAGTGCAGCGCTGAAACAGTGCGTCTACGACG ATCGCACCGCGGCTCACAAGGACGTGTGTTTCCTCCATGTGGACGAGGGTTTGATCTGCAGCCAGCCCAAGAACGACATGGTGGTGACCTACTCgcagtgctgctgccactacggCCGCGGCTGGGGGCCCGAGTGCAACACCTGCCCACCCCGACACTCAG ATATGTTCAACCGCCTGTGTCAGATGCACCTGGAGACCGAGTCCGACGGGGAACAGGATTTCCTGGCGGTTTTTGCTAACTACAACCCAG GGGACAGTTCAGAGGAGGATTCGGATGAATGCAGCTGTGCAAACGGCCGCTGCGTTCGCTCATATTTGGGCACCATGTGTGAATGTAACGCAGGTTTTAGGCTGGACCACTCCCGCACCCGCTGCATAG ACATCGACGAGTGTGCGGAGCCAGGAGCTCGCGTCACGCCCTGCAAAAACTCCCGCTGCGTGAACACCGCCGGCTCATACAAGTGCTTCTGCAAGCACGGCTTTGTACCCACACGCAGGCCCAACATATGTGTCCGCCGAAGAACTCGATAA
- the ltbp3 gene encoding latent-transforming growth factor beta-binding protein 3 isoform X2, producing the protein MPPLIARLLVIWLSVHGLAWCVERSLARERFKVVIAPVICKRICLKGHCKDTCEQGNNTTLIAENGQAADTLTGQGFRVVVCPLTCMNGGVCVSRKHCHCPPGFTGRLCQFPLTQTQQAQAARGNKQPVYPISLKPDSLKLGGETSIGRTQMTHSVFTLPISQRHHSSEVQINVRVHHHPDTSVFFHPLDQSDVKLPHKTGPRLFPSRHKPKGRCFQETTPKQACTSTPLPVLTNQEDCCGSVGNSWGQNKCYQCPKLPNAPVKQTIVEDYGTNCPQGYKRFNDTHCEDINECSMQGVCQNGDCLNTLGSFKCSCKAGWASERNGCVDLEAPAEQGQCFRIVSESRGCEHALPTYLTQVLCCCTVGKAWGPNCEPCPQTGTVAFRKICPAGKGYFLQKITEIFTFPPIIFPRKDEGKYPVKHPKPPETTTAVQQTPTTTHSPRVPVVKPTPPTIIRLTPDNDPFETQTKVSYVDECKLYRNICGHGECESNPNGYVCHCHHGYRLNPVRNICEDINECESEPCGHGRGQCVNTEGSYKCLCRQGYKHIVQSGRPKCIDLNECSKQDICGVGGECINLPGSYQCKCISGFRIKSHSHHVCEDINECLNPNTCPGELCENTVGSYECVSCLPGHEAQGGTCYDINECLKPGMCPNGRCENLPGTYRCLCNEGFLPSSDSKGCSDIDECEDFRLCANGRCINTEGSFHCQCYSGFQRTQEGSHCEDINECERPSNCLRGRCINSMGSYHCECQKGYVLVGGRRCQDVDECATDRNLCQPYGSCENRPGSYSCVCNHGYVLSENQRGCEAVRVFVEEKKECYLNLDDTVFCDSVLATNITKQECCCSIGVGWGDHCEIYPCPVSQSAEFHSLCPNGLGLYYDEGLMYSLPAYQDIDECSLFAEEICKRGHCENTLPGYECYCEKGFYYDSNLLECTDVNECHDESLCANGHCVNTEGSFLCNCNPPWIPDANKKKCVLATIIDVNECEDPANCKNGHCVDTPGSYYCICTPPWTLATDRNSCVTPEEQADVNECQDPSYCKNGRCENTPGSFHCFCDPPLTFSAALKQCVYDDRTAAHKDVCFLHVDEGLICSQPKNDMVVTYSQCCCHYGRGWGPECNTCPPRHSDMFNRLCQMHLETESDGEQDFLAVFANYNPGDSSEEDSDECSCANGRCVRSYLGTMCECNAGFRLDHSRTRCIDIDECAEPGARVTPCKNSRCVNTAGSYKCFCKHGFVPTRRPNICVRRRTR; encoded by the exons ttgtctgtcCTCTCACCTGTATGAATGGAGGAGTATGCGTCTCCAGGAAGCACTGCCACTGTCCTCCCGGCTTCACTGGGAGGCTCTGCCAGTTTCCACTTACGCAGACGCAGCAGGCCCAGGCTGCCAGGGGCAACAAGCAGCCCGTCTACCCCATATCCCTGAAGCCAGACAGCCTGAAACTGGGCGGGGAAACAAGCATCGGGCGCACTCAGATGACGCACTCGGTGTTCACGCTGCCCATATCGCAGAGACACCACTCGTCAGAAG TGCAGATTAACGTGCGCGTTCACCACCATCCCGACACCTCCGTCTTCTTTCATCCCCTGGACCAGTCGGACGTCAAGCTTCCTCACAAGACCGGTCCGCGGCTCTTCCCCTCCAGGCACAAGCCGAAGGGGCGGTGCTTCCAGGAGACCACGCCCAAACAAGCA TGTACCAGCACGCCGCTGCCCGTCCTGACCAACCAGGAGGATTGCTGCGGCAGCGTGGGGAACTCATGGGGGCAGAACAAATGTTATCAGTGCCCTAAACTCCCAA ATGCACCAGTCAAGCAGACTATTGTTGAAGACTACGGTACTAACTGTCCTCAAGGCTATAAAAGGTTTAACGACACTCACTGTGAAG ACATCAACGAGTGCTCCATGCAGGGAGTCTGCCAGAACGGAGACTGTCTGAACACACTTGGAAGTTTCAAATGCTCCTGCAAGGCCGGGTGGGCGTCGGAGAGGAATGGCTGTGTGG ATTTGGAGGCTCCAGCTGAGCAGGGTCAGTGCTTTCGGATAGTGTCTGAGTCGCGGGGCTGCGAACACGCGCTGCCCACTTATCTGACCCAGgtgttgtgctgctgcaccGTTGGGAAGGCCTGGGGACCCAACTGTGAGCCGTGTCCCCAGACGGGCACAG TGGCCTTCCGTAAGATCTGTCCTGCGGGAAAAGGTTactttttacaaaaaataacAGAGATATTCACCTTCCCTCCCATCATCTTTCCCCGCAAAGATG aaGGAAAATACCCGGTTAAACACCCG AAGCCCCCAGAGACGACAACTGCTGTCCAGCAGactcccaccaccacccacagcCCTCGTGTGCCCG TTGTTAAACCTACACCTCCCACAATCATCAGGCTGACCCCCGACAACGACCCCTTCGAAACACAGACAAAAGTCTCCT ATGTAGACGAGTGTAAACTCTACAGGAACATTTGTGGTCACGGCGAGTGCGAAAGCAACCCAAATGGATACGTCTGTCACTGTCACCATGGCTACCGCCTCAACCCAGTGAGGAACATTTGCGAGG ACATTAACGAATGTGAGTCGGAACCTTGTGGCCATGGCAGAGGTCAATGCGTCAACACAGAGGGAAGCTACAAATGCCTCTGTCGCCAGGGCTACAAGCACATAGTGCAGAGCGGCCGACCCAAGTGCATCG ATCTGAACGAGTGCTCCAAACAGGACATCTGTGGCGTCGGAGGAGAGTGCATCAACCTGCCCGGCTCCTACCAATGCAAATGCATCAGCGGGTTCAGGATCAAGTCGCACAGCCACCACGTCTGCGAAG ACATAAACGAGTGTTTAAATCCCAACACCTGCCCCGGTGAGCTGTGCGAAAACACCGTGGGCTCCTAcgagtgtgtgtcctgtctgcctggtcATGAGGCCCAGGGGGGCACCTGTTATG ATATCAATGAGTGTCTGAAACCCGGCATGTGTCCCAACGGCCGCTGTGAGAACCTCCCCGGCACTTACCGCTGCCTGTGCAACGAGGGTTTCCTCCCATCCTCAGACAGCAAAGGCTGCAGCG ACATCGACGAGTGCGAGGACTTCCGGTTGTGCGCTAACGGCCGCTGCATCAACACAGAAGGCTCGTTCCATTGCCAGTGCTACTCTGGATTCCAGCGCACGCAGGAGGGCAGCCACTGCGAAG ATATCAACGAGTGCGAGAGACCGTCAAACTGCCTCAGAGGCCGCTGCATCAACAGTATGGGCTCGTACCACTGCGAGTGCCAGAAGGGCTACGTGTTGGTCGGAGGAAGGCGATGCCAAG ACGTGGATGAATGCGCCACAGACCGGAACCTCTGCCAGCCCTACGGCTCCTGCGAGAACAGACCGGGCTCGTACTCGTGCGTCTGCAACCACGGTTACGTCCTCTCAGAGAACCAACGCGGCTGCGAGG CGGTCCGCGTGTTcgtggaggaaaagaaggaatgCTACCTGAACCTGGACGACACCGTGTTCTGCGACAGCGTCCTGGCCACCAACATCACCAAACAGGAATGCTGCTGCTCCATTGGAGTGGGATGGGGAGATCACTGTGAGATCTACCCCTGTCCCGTCTCCCAGTCAG CCGAGTTCCACTCACTGTGTCCGAACGGCCTGGGCCTCTACTACGATGAGGGACTCATGTACAGTCTGCCTGCCtaccaag ACATCGACGAGTGTTCTCTGTTCGCTGAGGAAATCTGCAAGAGGGGTCACTGTGAGAACACGCTGCCGGGTTACGAGTGCTACTGCGAAAAGGGCTTCTACTACGACAGCAACCTGCTGGAGTGCACCG ATGTGAACGAGTGCCACGATGAGTCTCTGTGTGCCAACGGCCACTGCGTCAACACCGAAGGCTCCTTCCTGTGCAACTGTAACCCGCCGTGGATCCCAGACGCCAACAAGAAGAAGTGTGTGCTGGCAACAATCATAG ATGTAAATGAGTGCGAGGACCCGGCCAACTGCAAGAACGGCCACTGCGTGGACACGCCCGGCTCCTACTACTGCATCTGCACGCCGCCCTGGACCCTGGCCACTGACCGGAACAGCTGCGTGACTCCCGAAGAGCAGGCTG ATGTGAATGAGTGCCAGGACCCCTCGTACTGTAAGAATGGGAGGTGTGAGAACACACCCGGCTCCTTTCACTGTTTTTGCGACCCTCCCCTCACCTTCAGTGCAGCGCTGAAACAGTGCGTCTACGACG ATCGCACCGCGGCTCACAAGGACGTGTGTTTCCTCCATGTGGACGAGGGTTTGATCTGCAGCCAGCCCAAGAACGACATGGTGGTGACCTACTCgcagtgctgctgccactacggCCGCGGCTGGGGGCCCGAGTGCAACACCTGCCCACCCCGACACTCAG ATATGTTCAACCGCCTGTGTCAGATGCACCTGGAGACCGAGTCCGACGGGGAACAGGATTTCCTGGCGGTTTTTGCTAACTACAACCCAG GGGACAGTTCAGAGGAGGATTCGGATGAATGCAGCTGTGCAAACGGCCGCTGCGTTCGCTCATATTTGGGCACCATGTGTGAATGTAACGCAGGTTTTAGGCTGGACCACTCCCGCACCCGCTGCATAG ACATCGACGAGTGTGCGGAGCCAGGAGCTCGCGTCACGCCCTGCAAAAACTCCCGCTGCGTGAACACCGCCGGCTCATACAAGTGCTTCTGCAAGCACGGCTTTGTACCCACACGCAGGCCCAACATATGTGTCCGCCGAAGAACTCGATAA